The Coraliomargarita parva sequence GTGCTTGCGGTATCAACGGCATAGAGATAAGCGCTGGGGATACGTTTACGATCGAGACTGACTGACTCCCAATTCAGGCTGATCGCCGGAGACGACTCGTTGCTGTAGAAATCGATTTGGATGTCATAGCGCTCCCCTGCCACCAGACGCACAGGTTCGGATTCGGTCCGTCCGATCAGGTCGTTCCAAGAGAAGATGATCTGTTGTCCATTGATCCACATCCGGGTACGTCCGCGATTGTAAACCGAGAAGGTGAAGTCCTCACTCAAGGGGGCCTCGACCTGTCCCTTCCAGCGAACGGAGAAATTGCCGCTGGTACCGGCGGCCGGGCCGGAAGCCCAGCTGTAGGCCGGGCCATCGGGGCCGTCTACGACATCATCCACACCGCTGACACCATGCCAGATCTGTGTTTCCGTGCGGGTCAACAGGGCGGAACCTTCGAACTCGCCGTTGTAATACCGGGCAACCAGTCCAGTGCCGGCCGCCTCAGCCACAGTGGCCGGCCCATTCAGGCTGAAGCTGGTTTCGAAACGCACCACCTTGTCCCATCCGGTCACTTTGTAGACCGGGACATTGTTGCGGCCTTGGGTGTACCAAAGTACCGTACCGTCCTCATACTCAATCAGGCTGCCACCGTTTGCGTTGTCAGAGGTCATGATCGACTCTTCCCCCTGGTCGGTTTGCCACCAGGAGTACACGATGTCCGGCAAGCCGTCTTCCGTGCGGTGATCGAGTACGGAGCCGACATAGAGACCGTCTTTGCTCCAGGCCATGCCGGGGGTTTCCACGCGGTCGGCAAGGACCACACAGTCAGCCGTTTCACCGATGACCTTGACCGGAACATGAAGCTGGCCAGCCGGCGTCTTGACATAGGAAGTACTGCCGGGGCCTCCGGCCAAGCCGCCATGGTAGGCGTGGCGGCTGACAGACCAGAGCTCTTCACCGCTTTCACTCCATTTCACGAAGCGGGATTCACCTGCCCAGTTGGTTGGCCATGCCGCGCCGTGATGCTCTTCGCCTTCAAGGTGGTAGTGAGCGTAGAAATTGCCATCCGGCGATTGGTAGGCGCCACTACCACGCACACCGGCACGACTGCTGATCGTCTTGCTAGCTACCACGACGTTCAGGCCACTTTCACGGGCGATCGGGTAATAGGGCCCGTAGGTACTCCACATGACATCGGTCTTTACCACGTTGAAGGCGGTGTCCGGCCGGTCATAGCCGATGAGGCTGAAGTCCTCATTTACATTGCGCGGCCAAGGAGCGTTGCCAATATTCGAGAATGTGAATTCGGACGCCTGCGGTTCGCCATCCCCGTTGCCGTCCAACCAGCGGAAGGAATAGACCGACCCGGTATATCCTGCGATTTCCTTGGCAATCGCGATCGTGTCCGAATCATTCGTCGAAATGGACACGGCCCGGAGATCGCCGTCGCTGTGAGCGAATACCTGGGCGGTATCCTCGCAGACAAGATAGCGTTGTGTGCCGTTGTACAGGACTCGCCAACGACCATACTGGCCCTTCGGTTGGACGATCAGGCCGCCGACCATTTCTTCCGGCAACCAGGTTTCCAAAATGGACCATTTGCCGGTGTCGAAATCGATTTGTGAGAGGATTAGACCGTCGCCGGTAAAGACCCATGCCTTCTCGGGATCACGCGGATCCGGTTCCGCCCAGGCGTAGTAGTCGGCGCCACCAATCCATTCGTTACGAAGGCTGCCATCGGCATAGAAATGTGCCACGCGGCGTGGCGGTACCTGCGGTTCGACCACCACAAAACCACCTTCTGCATCGGCTTCAATGTCACGCACCCCGTTAAAGTTCTCTCCATTGTAGGTGCCAAAGGCGCGGCCATCGGCATCGCCGTAGCTTGCCAGTAAATTACCGCTGCGATCGAAGCGCTTGACCTGTGAGGCGCGCACGCCCTCAGTGACTAGGATCGTATCGCTGCTGGCATCGATGCTCAGGCGTTGAGGGTTGTTCAAGCCGGAAGCAATAACTGTGGTCACCGTCCCGTTCAGGTAACTGTAAACCTTATTGTCGCTGATGACCAAGACCTCGCCATCGGAACCCACCGCGACGCCACGGGGCGCGGTGAAAGTCATTTCTTTCACAATACTGCCGTTTGCCGGATTCAGCCAGGAGACCTTATTATGGTCGCGGTAACTGATGACGATGGTATTGCCGTAGGCGGCCAGGTCGGCGCCTGACACCTCATCCATTGTATTTTGATAGATAAAGAGGTCACGGGTCAGGTCCGAGGGAAGCACATCCCAGCTGGCTTCCAGAGAACCGTCATCGCCGTCAATAACTTGAAGGTAACCATTTTGCTGAAGCATGTAGAGTGTACCGTTCTGGTCGCTGGCCATTGCCGTGCCGCCCTGGTAACGCCCGTTGGTCACATCGCCACGTTCCTTCGTCCAATAACGGACGGTACCATCTAGTGACTGCTTGAGCAAAACCGGAGCTGTTTCGGTCTTTTCGGCTGCCACGTACATGCCGGTTGAATCGATCGCAATCGAGGATGCCCCACCCTGGTGGTTGCCGACCCAGAAATCGTAGGGCGCGGAATCGGGGTTGACCCCGAGGTTTGTGACGAATTCTGCGGTCAGGCCGTCCGAACGAAGTACTTTCAGCGTGTAGTCGCCCGTCGCCACTGTATTTCCGTCACGGTCCAATCCGTCCCAGACCAACTGATGCGTGCCGGCCTCAAGTGCCTCTCCTTGCAGAAGCGTTTTGACCAGGTGCTCGTCGGCATCGTAGACCGCAGCGGAGACTTGTCCGGCGGCATCGAGGCTGATCTCGACGTTAAAGCTGTTTGTTCCGTCGTCCGCCACCGTAACACTGCTGTTAGTCGGTACGGTGGTATCCGGTTCGACCGGATCGCTACTGGAAGAGCCTCCTGTGTCGGTGCCGGTACCAGTGTCGGGTTCGGTGACCGCCACTTCGTCCTCCGAGCCGGCATCGACGACATCCACTGCAAACTCCGCGATGTTGCCGTTGGAACCGGCCGGTGCCAGGTAGCGGTAGTAGCGGTAGGCCTCCGCTGCGGCGAATTCAACCACTTGTTCGCCGTCAACCGGGAAATAGTTGATCAGGTGCAGCGTTTCGAATCCGCTGGTGCTGCTTTCGTTGGAACCCTGAAACTGGCCTCCGATCATCCGGATCGCCCAGCCCTTGCGAGGCGTGAAACGAATAGCACTCGGCACGACCGCGGCCCCCAGATCGATGCCGACATAGGACTCCTTGGTGCTGTAGCGGAAATCATAGTAAGTGGTGGGGTCGCCATCGAGAGCCGCTTCAAAGTCATTGCTGTCACGCCAGGATGGGTCCATCCCGAAGACCGCGACACCATCGAGTTCGTCGTCTCGGTGCGTCCCCTCATCCACCACCGGTTGTTCCGGCTCAACCGGAGTCACTTCCGGTTCGCTGGTACTTGTCTCTTCCTCTGTCGTCAGGGAACTGTCATCGGCCATGATCACATCGAATTCGGCAATGCTACCGTGCGAACCGTTCGGCGCCAGGTAGCGGTAGTAGCGGTAGGTATCTTCAATGCTCAGGACCACTTCCTGTGCGACCTCTTCCGGAACCTCTGTGATTTCGTAGAGCGTAACGTAGCCGCTGTAGGGGCCCTCGTTCGACCCCTGTAGCAGGCCACCAACGAGACGTGCCGGATAGCCCTCACGGGGCGTGTACTGGAAAATGGCCGGTTGGGCGGCGCTGCCATGGTCGAAGCCTATAAAAGGTTCCGCATCACTGTAGATGTAATCGTAAAAGGTCGTGGCATCGCCATCAAATGCCTTGTCGAATTCACGGCCGGCGGCATAGGCGGGCTCGAGGCCAAAAATGAGTCGTCCATCGTAGTCCAGCTCCGTGTAGCCCTGAGGGGCCTCAACGGTTGTGTCAGTGGCGGTGTCCGTGGTTGTGTCTGTGGTGGTATCCGTGGCGGTGTCGGTCGTAGTCTCGCTGCTGCTTGATTCGACGGGCACGATGTCGAATTCGGCGATCGAGCCGTAGGAGCCGATGGGAGCGAGGTAGCGGTAGTAGCGGTATGATTGGCTCGTGACCACTGCGATGACATGATCTGTTCGGGCCGGCTGGGCGGTGACTTCATAGATCGTCTCATAGCCACTCACGCTGCTCTCATTGGATCCTTGGAAAAGTCCCCCGACCATGCGGGATTCTCTAGCGGAGCGCGGAGTGAAGTGGATCTCTGCAGCTTGGATGGCCTCTCCGAAATCGATCCCCACAAAACAGGTTGAATCGGCACCGTAGAGATAATCGTAGAAAGAGTCCGCATCGGAATCGAAGACCTTCTCAAACTCACGTCCATCCAACCACGCCGGATCGAGGCCGAAAACAGTACGGCCATTCAGGCTGGCTTCACGATACCCTTCCGGTACGGTCTGCCCCTGCAGGTACGACGGCAAACCACTAAGTAATATCCATGCGAAAATTGCGTAGGCTTTAAGGGGGGGGAGAAATATATGTAGGCGTGTCATTTTGAGAGTTCCGTTCCGGCTCCACTGACACGACGGTAAATTTCTTTAACAATATAAATTACTAGTGTTTAGCGGCTTATACAGATTGCTTACAGACGCTTCAGACTTTTTTTACAATTCAAGCAACCCGTAGGATGTATACCCTAGGTTCGAATTTGGGTTATTACCTCCCCGTTTTCTAAGTGTTTTCCGGGGCGTTTATTCTTTATATTTCAGCAAAAACTGGTGCCACAAAAAGAGGCACGTCCGGTATGGAGCGTGCCTCTCGATTTTAAAATAATCTCTAAACGTGCTTATGCTTTAGCGCTTTCCGAAAGATCCGAATGGAATCGGTTTCCCGCGGGGGTGGCCTTAACATATTCGGACCGGATAACGAAATCGCCGAATCGCTCCCCTTCATTTCTCTCCTTGGCATAATGAAGGAAGATGGGGCGCAGGAGTTCGATGATTTCCTCGTTCGTCACCGAACTGCGGTAGAGTTTATTCAGACGCTCGCCGCCAAAACCGGCTCCGAGGTAAAGGTTGTACTTGCCCGGCACCTTGCCCACCAGGCCGATTTCCCCCAAATAGGGACGACCACAACCATTCGGGCAACCGGTGGACCGGATGATGATATCGTCCTGCTGCAAGCCAGCCTCCTCCAGGATCACTTCAAGGTCACTGACCAGATTGGGGAGGTAGCGCTCCGACTCGGCCAATGCAAGTCCGCAGGTGGGCAAAGCAACGCAAGCGATCTGATTGCGGCGCAACCCGGATGCCGTCTTGTAGGTGTCGAGCTTGTACTCCTTGACCAAGGCATCAATCCCCGCCTTATCTTCAGCCGCAACGTTACCGATAATCAGGTTCTGGTTCGCGGTCAGGCGAAAATCTCCTTTATGGACTTGGGCAATCGCCTTCATCCCTGACTTCAGGGGCGCATCTTCGCGGTCTATGATACGCCCTCCCTCGATGAAGAGCCCCAGGTTCCACTTGCCGTTGCTGCCTTCGACCCAACCGTAGCGGTCACCCGTACTTGCAAATGCATAAGGTCGGGCGTCCTCCAACTGATAGCCCAGACGTTTCTCCAGTTCTGCGCGGATAAACTCGACCCCTCGATCTTCAACCGTGTACTTGAAGCGTGCATGCGCACGGTCCACACGGTCGCCGAAATCGCGTTGGATCGCTACGATTTGTTCCGCCACAGCCAAGGCTTGATCGGGTGTGCAGAATGCGAGGACGTCCGCCAGGCGAGGGAAAGTCTTTTCATTGCCATGGGTCATGCCCATGCCGCCGCCAACGGTAACATTGAAGCCGGCCAGTTTTCCATCCTCGACCACCGCGATATAGCCCAAGCAGTGCGCAAAGACATCCACGTCATTCCGGGGCGGGATCGCAAACGCGATCTTGAATTTACGGGGGAGGTAGGTCTTCCCGTACAGTGGCTCAACCACTTCATCTTCCCCACTCGTAATTTTTTCACCGTCGAGCCAGATTTCCGAATAGGCTGGCGTTTGTGGCTTCAGGTGGCTGTCAATGGCCTCCACTACGGCCTGAACTTCTTCATGCACCGCCGAGGTGAATGGGTTCGGGTTGCACATGACATTACGGTTTACATCACCGCAAGCCGCCAGCGTCGTCATCATCGCATCATTTACAGATTTGATGGTCTGCTTTAAATTGCCCTTGAGGATGCCGTGCAATTGAAAGGCCTGCCGCGTGGTCAGCTTGATGGTATTAAAGGCACAATAGTTCGCCAATTCATCTATGACCAGCCATTGCTCGGGCGTCGCGATCCCTCCGGGCAGGCAGATTCGGGCAAGGAAGGAATAAGCCTTGTCCAGACGGTGCTTCCGGCGTTCGCTGCGGACGTCGCGGTCGTCCTGCTGATAGACGCCGTGAAACTTGGTCAATTGCCCGTCGTCGGCCGAAATGGCACCCGTCGATACGTCTGCAAGCCCTTCCAGGATAGTCCCCCTGAGGTAGTTGCTGTTCGACTTGATGCCTTCATTCTTGTGAAGTTTAGGTGCGGATTCGCTATCGGAGATCATGTGCTGTGTCCTTCAAAATCTGGTTCTGTCCCGGTGTTCCCTGTGCGAGTTCCGCGACGTATGAAATGGTAAATGGGTTCTTTTCTTAGGTTTGTCACTCAAAAACCTAAGAAAAGCGTTGGCGGAGTCAATTCTTGCTAGCCAATTCACCCTAAGAGTGCTTAGTTCATTCTTTTCAACGAAGACAAGACACGATGTCAAAGACAGTTCCACAAGTTCCGGCCGGTGCGCCCATTTCAAGTGAACAAGCAGACTTGCTCAACAAGTTGCTCCCGAACCTTAATCCGGAGCAATTGCTTTGGATCGAGGGTTTCATAAGCGGCTTGCGTATCGGTCAGGGGGGGGCTGTCGTCGCCGCCGCCCCAGCCCCGTCAATCCCTGCAAAACCTGAATTGACAGTACTCTACGGGTCGGAGTCAGGCAATGCGGAAGCCCTCGCCGACCAAACGGCCAAGGCGGCCGAGTCTGCCGGCTTTAAAAGTACGGTCCTCAATATGGCAGACGTCACGCCTGCCAAGCTGAAGGGGCTGAAGAACCTACTGGTACTGGTCAGTACTTGGGGCGAAGGTGATCCGCCGGAAAACGCCACGGATTTCCACGAAGCCTTTATGGCGGACGGCGCTCCCAAACTCGATGGCCTGCATTTCTCAGTACTTGGCTTGGGTGATACCAGCTATGAGCATTTCTGCAAGATGGGGCAGGACTTCGATACCCGTCTCGAATCTCTCGGCGCAACACGTATCTTCGATCGCCAGGATTGCGATGTCGATTACGACGATGATTATGCCGCATGGAGCAAGGGTGCCCTCTCCGCCTTGAAAA is a genomic window containing:
- a CDS encoding FlgD immunoglobulin-like domain containing protein, which gives rise to MTRLHIFLPPLKAYAIFAWILLSGLPSYLQGQTVPEGYREASLNGRTVFGLDPAWLDGREFEKVFDSDADSFYDYLYGADSTCFVGIDFGEAIQAAEIHFTPRSARESRMVGGLFQGSNESSVSGYETIYEVTAQPARTDHVIAVVTSQSYRYYRYLAPIGSYGSIAEFDIVPVESSSSETTTDTATDTTTDTTTDTATDTTVEAPQGYTELDYDGRLIFGLEPAYAAGREFDKAFDGDATTFYDYIYSDAEPFIGFDHGSAAQPAIFQYTPREGYPARLVGGLLQGSNEGPYSGYVTLYEITEVPEEVAQEVVLSIEDTYRYYRYLAPNGSHGSIAEFDVIMADDSSLTTEEETSTSEPEVTPVEPEQPVVDEGTHRDDELDGVAVFGMDPSWRDSNDFEAALDGDPTTYYDFRYSTKESYVGIDLGAAVVPSAIRFTPRKGWAIRMIGGQFQGSNESSTSGFETLHLINYFPVDGEQVVEFAAAEAYRYYRYLAPAGSNGNIAEFAVDVVDAGSEDEVAVTEPDTGTGTDTGGSSSSDPVEPDTTVPTNSSVTVADDGTNSFNVEISLDAAGQVSAAVYDADEHLVKTLLQGEALEAGTHQLVWDGLDRDGNTVATGDYTLKVLRSDGLTAEFVTNLGVNPDSAPYDFWVGNHQGGASSIAIDSTGMYVAAEKTETAPVLLKQSLDGTVRYWTKERGDVTNGRYQGGTAMASDQNGTLYMLQQNGYLQVIDGDDGSLEASWDVLPSDLTRDLFIYQNTMDEVSGADLAAYGNTIVISYRDHNKVSWLNPANGSIVKEMTFTAPRGVAVGSDGEVLVISDNKVYSYLNGTVTTVIASGLNNPQRLSIDASSDTILVTEGVRASQVKRFDRSGNLLASYGDADGRAFGTYNGENFNGVRDIEADAEGGFVVVEPQVPPRRVAHFYADGSLRNEWIGGADYYAWAEPDPRDPEKAWVFTGDGLILSQIDFDTGKWSILETWLPEEMVGGLIVQPKGQYGRWRVLYNGTQRYLVCEDTAQVFAHSDGDLRAVSISTNDSDTIAIAKEIAGYTGSVYSFRWLDGNGDGEPQASEFTFSNIGNAPWPRNVNEDFSLIGYDRPDTAFNVVKTDVMWSTYGPYYPIARESGLNVVVASKTISSRAGVRGSGAYQSPDGNFYAHYHLEGEEHHGAAWPTNWAGESRFVKWSESGEELWSVSRHAYHGGLAGGPGSTSYVKTPAGQLHVPVKVIGETADCVVLADRVETPGMAWSKDGLYVGSVLDHRTEDGLPDIVYSWWQTDQGEESIMTSDNANGGSLIEYEDGTVLWYTQGRNNVPVYKVTGWDKVVRFETSFSLNGPATVAEAAGTGLVARYYNGEFEGSALLTRTETQIWHGVSGVDDVVDGPDGPAYSWASGPAAGTSGNFSVRWKGQVEAPLSEDFTFSVYNRGRTRMWINGQQIIFSWNDLIGRTESEPVRLVAGERYDIQIDFYSNESSPAISLNWESVSLDRKRIPSAYLYAVDTASTHEQLRDATDYIDSATFDMESGDIESGMIDNFSVSGYRQRSMGKTGAWLGYENINFSTGLSLGHMMARGYPSGTAVFPVKLAVRLDSPNGTTIAEFSLSSEVETHTVDLSAVSGVHDIYVVNTTSTEWHYMDFRWLRFE
- a CDS encoding NADPH-dependent assimilatory sulfite reductase hemoprotein subunit, with translation MISDSESAPKLHKNEGIKSNSNYLRGTILEGLADVSTGAISADDGQLTKFHGVYQQDDRDVRSERRKHRLDKAYSFLARICLPGGIATPEQWLVIDELANYCAFNTIKLTTRQAFQLHGILKGNLKQTIKSVNDAMMTTLAACGDVNRNVMCNPNPFTSAVHEEVQAVVEAIDSHLKPQTPAYSEIWLDGEKITSGEDEVVEPLYGKTYLPRKFKIAFAIPPRNDVDVFAHCLGYIAVVEDGKLAGFNVTVGGGMGMTHGNEKTFPRLADVLAFCTPDQALAVAEQIVAIQRDFGDRVDRAHARFKYTVEDRGVEFIRAELEKRLGYQLEDARPYAFASTGDRYGWVEGSNGKWNLGLFIEGGRIIDREDAPLKSGMKAIAQVHKGDFRLTANQNLIIGNVAAEDKAGIDALVKEYKLDTYKTASGLRRNQIACVALPTCGLALAESERYLPNLVSDLEVILEEAGLQQDDIIIRSTGCPNGCGRPYLGEIGLVGKVPGKYNLYLGAGFGGERLNKLYRSSVTNEEIIELLRPIFLHYAKERNEGERFGDFVIRSEYVKATPAGNRFHSDLSESAKA